From a single Pseudomonas triticicola genomic region:
- a CDS encoding alpha/beta fold hydrolase: MNALKWVRGVNGTLGWFAPKLVASKMRLAFMTPRALPLRDWELPLLASSERITLRFGLSALRWGQGPTVLLMHGWEGRPTQFASLINALVDAGYTVVALDGPAHGRSPGREANVVLFARAMLEAAAELPPLQAVIGHSMGGASAMLAVQLGLRTETLVSIAAPSRILGVLRGFARMVGMPPRARSAFIRQVEQDVGMRAATLDVAHYQLDMPGLIVHAEDDNFVSVKESQLIHEAWFDSRLLRLESGGHQRVLADPRVIDGVLSLLAGRSLQARQSA; this comes from the coding sequence ATGAACGCGTTGAAGTGGGTTCGTGGCGTTAACGGTACCTTGGGCTGGTTTGCACCGAAGCTGGTGGCAAGCAAAATGCGTCTGGCGTTCATGACGCCCCGCGCGCTACCGCTGCGGGATTGGGAGCTGCCGCTGTTGGCCAGCTCCGAACGCATCACGTTGCGCTTCGGCCTGTCGGCGCTGCGCTGGGGCCAAGGCCCGACAGTGTTGCTGATGCATGGTTGGGAAGGGCGGCCAACGCAATTCGCCTCGCTGATCAATGCTCTGGTCGATGCCGGCTATACCGTCGTCGCGCTCGACGGTCCGGCTCACGGTCGCTCTCCTGGGCGGGAAGCCAATGTAGTGCTGTTCGCCCGCGCCATGCTCGAAGCCGCTGCCGAATTGCCGCCGCTGCAAGCGGTTATCGGCCATTCCATGGGCGGCGCCAGCGCGATGCTCGCCGTGCAATTGGGCCTGCGCACCGAAACCCTGGTCAGCATCGCCGCACCGTCGCGCATTCTCGGCGTACTGCGCGGATTCGCGCGCATGGTCGGCATGCCGCCGCGTGCGCGCTCGGCGTTCATTCGTCAGGTCGAGCAGGACGTCGGCATGCGCGCCGCGACGCTTGACGTTGCCCACTATCAACTGGATATGCCCGGCCTGATCGTGCACGCCGAGGACGACAATTTCGTCTCGGTCAAGGAATCGCAATTGATTCACGAGGCCTGGTTCGACAGCCGCCTGCTGCGCCTGGAAAGCGGCGGCCATCAGCGGGTGCTGGCCGACCCTCGAGTGATTGATGGTGTGTTATCACTGCTTGCCGGTCGCAGCCTTCAGGCGCGCCAATCGGCCTGA
- a CDS encoding TetR/AcrR family transcriptional regulator: MNDKKAQTRERILKAASAALIQRGPADPSVGEVMGAAGLTVGGFYAHFESKDAMMLEAFKQLLGRRRDLIADMDADLTGEERRALVAAFYLSRKHRDSSEAACPIPASIGELGRLPESFRIALNEHLELMVAQLAASPEDTDKALADVALMVGGLALARALGPGELSDRLLRAAKSAVR; encoded by the coding sequence ATGAACGATAAAAAAGCTCAAACCCGCGAACGCATCCTCAAGGCTGCCAGCGCCGCACTGATTCAGCGCGGCCCGGCTGACCCGAGCGTGGGCGAAGTGATGGGCGCCGCCGGCCTGACCGTCGGCGGCTTCTACGCCCACTTCGAAAGCAAGGACGCGATGATGCTCGAAGCGTTCAAGCAACTGCTGGGCCGGCGTCGCGACCTGATTGCCGACATGGACGCCGATCTGACCGGCGAAGAGCGTCGCGCTTTGGTGGCTGCGTTCTACCTGTCACGCAAACACCGGGATTCCAGCGAAGCCGCATGCCCGATTCCGGCCTCGATTGGCGAATTGGGGCGTTTGCCGGAGTCGTTCCGCATCGCGCTGAACGAGCATCTGGAGCTGATGGTCGCGCAACTGGCCGCCAGCCCTGAAGACACCGACAAGGCTTTGGCCGATGTCGCGTTGATGGTCGGTGGTCTGGCCTTGGCTAGGGCGCTGGGTCCGGGAGAGTTATCCGATCGATTGCTGCGCGCCGCCAAGTCGGCGGTGCGTTGA
- a CDS encoding tRNA dihydrouridine synthase — MQIALAPMEGLVDDILRDVLTRVGGIDWCVTEFIRVNDQLLTPAYFHKFGPELLNGARTASGVPLRVQLLGSDPVCLAENAALACELGSEVIDLNFGCPAKTVNKSRGGAVLLKEPELLNQIVEHVRRAVPAHIPVTAKMRLGFDSPDGSLVCATALAEGGAEHIVVHARTKMDGYKPPAHWEWIPRVQDVVKVPVFANGDIWSVEDWRRCREISGVEDIMLGRGLVSRPDLARQIAAARAGEEVVEMAWAELMPLIQDFWLQAKAQMTARQSPGRLKQWLAMLTRNYPEAAELFTVLRRETEPDQVSRLLGLPLVEAA, encoded by the coding sequence ATGCAAATTGCTCTGGCGCCCATGGAAGGGTTGGTCGACGACATCCTGCGCGACGTGCTGACCCGCGTTGGCGGCATCGACTGGTGCGTGACCGAATTCATTCGGGTCAACGACCAGTTGCTCACCCCGGCGTACTTCCACAAGTTCGGCCCCGAGCTGCTCAACGGCGCTCGCACCGCGTCCGGTGTGCCGCTGCGCGTGCAGTTGCTCGGTTCCGATCCGGTGTGCCTGGCGGAAAACGCCGCGCTGGCCTGCGAACTCGGTTCTGAAGTGATCGACCTCAACTTCGGCTGCCCGGCCAAGACCGTCAACAAATCCCGCGGCGGCGCCGTGCTGCTGAAGGAGCCGGAGCTGCTCAATCAGATCGTCGAGCATGTCCGTCGCGCCGTACCGGCGCACATCCCGGTCACCGCGAAAATGCGCCTGGGTTTCGACAGTCCTGACGGCTCGCTGGTCTGCGCCACGGCACTGGCCGAAGGCGGGGCAGAGCACATCGTCGTACATGCGCGGACGAAAATGGACGGTTACAAACCGCCGGCTCATTGGGAGTGGATCCCGCGCGTGCAGGACGTGGTCAAGGTGCCGGTGTTCGCCAACGGCGATATCTGGAGCGTCGAAGACTGGCGCCGTTGCCGCGAAATCAGCGGCGTCGAAGACATCATGCTTGGTCGTGGCCTGGTCTCCCGCCCGGATCTCGCTCGGCAGATCGCTGCTGCTCGTGCTGGTGAAGAGGTCGTCGAGATGGCTTGGGCCGAGCTGATGCCGCTGATTCAGGACTTCTGGCTGCAGGCCAAGGCGCAGATGACCGCGCGCCAATCGCCTGGTCGCCTCAAGCAATGGCTGGCCATGCTCACGCGCAACTACCCGGAAGCCGCCGAGCTTTTCACCGTTCTGCGCCGCGAAACCGAGCCGGATCAAGTCTCGCGCTTGCTCGGATTGCCGCTCGTCGAGGCCGCATAA
- a CDS encoding amino acid aminotransferase, with translation MSLFSAVEMAPRDPILGLNEAFNADTRTTKVNLGVGVYCNEEGRIPLLRAVIEAETIRVAQHASRGYLPIDGIAAYDQAVQKLLFGNDSPLISAGRVITTQAVGGTGALKIGADFLKQLLPNAVVAISDPSWENHRALFETAGFPVQNYRYYDAATHDVNRAGMLDDLNALPNGSIVVLHACCHNPTGVDLTPADWNKVLEVVKAKGHVPFLDMAYQGFGDGIDEDAAAVRLFAESGLTFFVSSSFSKSFSLYGERVGALSIISESKEESARVLSQVKRVIRTNYSNPPTHGASIVAAVLNSPELRAQWEAELAEMRLRIRGMREQMVALLAEKAPGRDFSFVGRQRGMFSYSGLTTEQVHRLRNEFGIYALDTGRICVAALNQSNIKAVTDAIVQVI, from the coding sequence ATGAGCCTGTTCTCCGCTGTCGAAATGGCACCCCGCGATCCAATCCTGGGCCTCAACGAAGCATTCAACGCCGATACCCGGACCACCAAGGTCAACCTGGGCGTGGGCGTGTACTGCAACGAAGAGGGGCGAATTCCACTGCTGCGCGCGGTGATCGAAGCCGAGACGATTCGCGTCGCGCAACACGCTTCGCGCGGTTACCTGCCGATCGATGGTATCGCCGCCTACGACCAGGCCGTGCAGAAACTGCTGTTCGGCAACGACTCGCCGCTGATCAGCGCCGGTCGCGTCATCACCACTCAGGCCGTCGGCGGGACCGGCGCACTGAAAATCGGTGCCGACTTCCTCAAGCAACTGCTGCCGAACGCCGTCGTGGCGATCAGCGACCCGAGCTGGGAAAACCACCGCGCACTGTTCGAAACCGCTGGTTTCCCGGTGCAGAACTACCGTTACTACGACGCTGCCACCCATGACGTGAACCGTGCCGGCATGCTCGACGACCTCAACGCCCTGCCGAACGGCTCGATCGTTGTCCTGCATGCTTGCTGCCACAACCCGACCGGCGTCGACCTGACCCCGGCGGACTGGAACAAGGTACTGGAAGTGGTCAAGGCCAAAGGTCACGTGCCGTTCCTTGACATGGCTTACCAGGGTTTCGGCGACGGCATCGACGAAGACGCCGCCGCTGTGCGCCTGTTCGCCGAATCCGGCCTGACCTTTTTCGTCTCGAGCTCGTTCTCCAAATCGTTCTCGCTATACGGCGAACGCGTTGGCGCACTGTCGATCATCAGCGAATCGAAAGAAGAAAGCGCGCGCGTGCTGTCGCAGGTCAAGCGCGTTATCCGCACCAACTACTCCAACCCGCCAACCCACGGCGCCAGCATCGTTGCTGCGGTGCTGAACAGCCCGGAACTGCGCGCGCAGTGGGAAGCCGAGCTGGCCGAGATGCGTCTGCGTATTCGCGGCATGCGCGAGCAGATGGTTGCCCTGCTGGCGGAAAAAGCCCCAGGCCGCGATTTCAGCTTCGTCGGTCGTCAGCGCGGTATGTTCTCCTACTCCGGCCTGACCACTGAACAAGTGCATCGCCTGCGCAACGAGTTCGGCATCTACGCCCTGGACACCGGCCGCATCTGCGTGGCCGCGCTGAACCAGAGCAACATCAAGGCTGTGACGGACGCGATCGTTCAGGTCATCTGA
- a CDS encoding BrnT family toxin, with translation MKSFKIQYDKSKNAANKLKHKGISLAEAEPVFHDERALTLEDNDHDEQRWITLGLDAKGRVLAVAYSYREANVVRIISARLATPSERRAYFQEA, from the coding sequence ATGAAGTCATTCAAGATTCAGTACGACAAAAGCAAAAACGCAGCCAACAAACTCAAGCACAAAGGCATCAGCCTCGCCGAAGCCGAACCGGTTTTCCATGACGAACGCGCACTGACACTTGAGGACAACGACCATGACGAACAACGCTGGATCACCCTCGGCCTCGATGCCAAAGGTCGTGTGCTTGCCGTTGCTTACAGCTACCGCGAAGCCAATGTTGTTCGAATCATTTCCGCACGTCTCGCCACACCCAGCGAACGGCGCGCATATTTTCAGGAGGCTTGA
- a CDS encoding nucleobase:cation symporter-2 family protein, whose product MKTPHVSHQRPEDENLGVGANMAYGLQHVLTMYGGIVAVPLIIGQAAGLSPADIGLLIAASLFAGGLATLLQTLGLPFFGCQLPLVQGVSFSGVATMVAIVSSGGEGGFQSVLGAVIAASLIGLLITPVFSRISKFFPPLVTGIVITTIGLTLMPVAARWAMGGNSHAPDFGSMQNIGLAAVTLVLVLLLSKVGSATISRLSILLAMVIGTVLAVFLGMADFSSVTTGPMFGFPTPFHFGMPTFHFAAILSMCIVVMVTLVETSADILAVGEIIDTKVDSKRLGNGLRADMLSSMFAPIFGSFTQSAFAQNVGLVAVTGIKSRFVVATGGLFLVVLGLLPFMGRVIAAVPTSVLGGAGIVLFGTVAASGIRTLSKVDYRNNVNLIIVATSIGFGMIPIAAPNFYDHFPSWFATIFHSGISSSAIMAILLNLAFNHFTTGNSDQQSVFAAAEERTLRYRDLAALREGDYFSDGKLHDCDGKEVPVIEPDDHDHGHGAPKVQVKSSEHV is encoded by the coding sequence ATGAAAACGCCCCATGTTTCACACCAACGGCCCGAGGACGAAAACCTCGGGGTCGGCGCGAATATGGCTTACGGCCTGCAACATGTTCTGACCATGTACGGCGGTATCGTTGCGGTGCCACTGATCATTGGCCAGGCGGCCGGTCTGTCGCCGGCGGACATTGGTCTGTTGATTGCTGCTTCATTGTTTGCGGGGGGGCTGGCGACGTTGCTGCAAACCCTGGGTCTACCGTTTTTTGGCTGTCAGCTGCCGCTGGTCCAGGGCGTATCGTTCTCCGGCGTGGCGACCATGGTTGCGATCGTCAGCAGCGGCGGGGAGGGCGGTTTCCAATCGGTGCTGGGTGCGGTGATTGCCGCCTCGTTGATCGGCTTGCTGATCACGCCGGTATTCTCACGCATCTCCAAGTTCTTTCCGCCGCTGGTCACCGGCATTGTGATCACGACCATCGGCCTGACGCTGATGCCGGTGGCCGCACGCTGGGCGATGGGCGGCAACAGCCACGCGCCGGACTTCGGCAGCATGCAGAACATCGGTCTGGCGGCGGTCACGCTGGTGCTGGTGTTGCTGCTGAGCAAGGTTGGCAGCGCGACCATTTCTCGGCTGTCGATTCTGCTGGCCATGGTCATCGGCACGGTGCTGGCGGTGTTCCTTGGCATGGCGGATTTCTCCAGTGTCACCACCGGTCCCATGTTCGGCTTCCCGACACCGTTCCACTTCGGCATGCCGACCTTCCATTTCGCCGCGATCCTGTCGATGTGCATTGTGGTCATGGTGACGCTGGTGGAAACCTCGGCGGACATCCTCGCCGTGGGCGAGATCATTGACACCAAGGTGGATTCCAAACGCTTGGGTAACGGCCTGCGTGCCGACATGCTGTCGAGCATGTTCGCGCCGATCTTCGGATCGTTCACGCAAAGTGCTTTCGCGCAAAACGTCGGCCTGGTGGCGGTGACCGGGATCAAGAGCCGTTTCGTGGTGGCCACCGGCGGTCTGTTCCTTGTCGTGCTTGGCCTGCTGCCGTTCATGGGTCGGGTGATTGCCGCCGTACCGACTTCGGTCCTTGGCGGCGCCGGGATCGTGCTGTTCGGTACCGTGGCTGCGAGCGGCATCCGCACCTTGTCGAAGGTGGACTACCGCAACAACGTCAACCTGATCATCGTGGCCACTTCGATCGGTTTCGGCATGATCCCGATCGCCGCGCCGAACTTTTACGATCACTTCCCGAGCTGGTTCGCGACGATTTTCCATTCGGGCATCAGTTCATCGGCAATCATGGCGATCCTGCTTAACCTGGCGTTCAACCACTTCACGACCGGAAACTCGGATCAACAGTCGGTATTCGCCGCCGCGGAAGAGCGCACCCTGCGTTATCGCGATCTGGCCGCGCTGCGTGAAGGCGATTACTTCAGCGACGGCAAGCTGCATGATTGCGATGGCAAGGAAGTGCCGGTGATCGAGCCGGATGACCACGACCATGGCCACGGCGCGCCTAAGGTTCAGGTGAAGAGCAGCGAACATGTCTGA
- the gltX gene encoding glutamate--tRNA ligase, whose amino-acid sequence MTTVRTRIAPSPTGDPHVGTAYIALFNYCFAKQHGGEFILRIEDTDQLRSTRESEQQIFDALRWLGIDWSEGPDVGGPHGPYRQSERGDIYQKYCQQLVDMGHAFPCFCTAEELDQMRAEQMARGETPRYDGRALLLSKEEVAARLAAGEPHVIRMKVPSEGVCVVPDMLRGDVEIPWDRMDMQVLMKTDGLPTYFLANVVDDHLMGITHVLRGEEWLPSAPKLILLYEYFGWEQPELCYMPLLRNPDKSKLSKRKNPTSVTFYERMGFMPEAMLNYLGRMGWSMPDEREKFSLQEMVDNFDLKRVSLGGPIFDIEKLSWLNGQWLRDLPVEEFAARVQKWAFNSEYMMKIAPHVQGRVETFSQVAPLAGFFFAGGVNPDAKLFESKKLSGDQVRQLMQLILWKLESLRQWEKDSITATIQAVVESLELKLRDAMPLMFAAITGQASSVSVLDAMEILGPDLTRFRLRQAIDLLGGVSKKENKEWEKLLGAIA is encoded by the coding sequence ATGACCACCGTCCGCACTCGCATCGCGCCATCGCCTACCGGGGACCCCCACGTAGGTACCGCTTACATCGCATTGTTCAACTACTGCTTTGCCAAGCAGCATGGCGGTGAGTTCATCCTGCGCATCGAAGACACCGATCAGTTGCGTTCGACCCGCGAGTCCGAACAGCAGATCTTCGACGCCCTGCGCTGGCTCGGCATCGACTGGAGCGAAGGCCCGGACGTCGGCGGCCCGCACGGCCCCTACCGGCAGAGCGAGCGCGGCGATATCTATCAGAAGTACTGCCAGCAACTGGTCGACATGGGCCATGCGTTCCCGTGCTTCTGCACCGCTGAAGAGCTGGACCAGATGCGCGCCGAACAAATGGCCCGGGGTGAAACTCCGCGCTACGACGGCCGCGCACTGCTGCTGTCGAAGGAAGAAGTCGCCGCGCGCCTGGCCGCTGGCGAACCGCACGTGATTCGCATGAAGGTGCCGAGCGAAGGCGTCTGCGTGGTGCCGGACATGCTGCGTGGCGACGTCGAGATCCCGTGGGATCGCATGGACATGCAAGTGCTGATGAAGACCGACGGCCTGCCGACGTACTTCCTCGCCAACGTCGTCGACGATCACCTGATGGGCATCACCCACGTGCTGCGTGGCGAAGAGTGGCTGCCATCGGCACCGAAACTGATTTTGCTGTACGAATACTTCGGCTGGGAACAACCAGAGCTGTGCTACATGCCGCTGCTGCGTAACCCGGACAAGAGCAAGCTGTCCAAGCGCAAGAACCCGACCTCGGTGACGTTCTACGAGCGCATGGGCTTCATGCCGGAAGCGATGCTCAACTACCTCGGGCGCATGGGTTGGTCGATGCCGGACGAGCGCGAGAAGTTCTCGCTGCAGGAAATGGTCGACAACTTCGACCTCAAGCGTGTCTCCCTCGGCGGGCCGATCTTCGATATCGAGAAGCTGTCATGGCTCAACGGCCAGTGGCTGCGCGATCTGCCGGTGGAAGAGTTTGCCGCCCGCGTGCAGAAGTGGGCGTTCAACTCTGAATACATGATGAAAATCGCGCCGCACGTGCAGGGCCGGGTTGAAACGTTCAGCCAGGTCGCACCGCTGGCAGGGTTCTTCTTTGCTGGCGGCGTGAATCCGGATGCCAAGCTGTTTGAGTCGAAAAAACTCTCCGGCGATCAGGTTCGCCAGTTGATGCAGTTGATCCTGTGGAAACTGGAAAGCCTGCGGCAGTGGGAGAAGGACAGCATCACCGCGACGATTCAGGCGGTGGTCGAATCCCTCGAGCTGAAACTGCGCGACGCGATGCCGCTGATGTTTGCTGCGATCACCGGGCAGGCGAGTTCGGTGTCGGTGCTCGATGCGATGGAAATCCTCGGCCCGGATCTCACCCGATTCCGCTTGCGCCAGGCGATTGACCTGCTGGGCGGCGTGTCGAAGAAAGAAAACAAAGAGTGGGAAAAGCTCTTGGGCGCCATCGCCTGA
- the uvrB gene encoding excinuclease ABC subunit UvrB — protein MSEFQLVTRFEPAGDQPEAIRQLVEGIDAGLAHQTLLGVTGSGKTFSIANVISQVQRPTLVLAPNKTLAAQLYGEFKAFFPNNAVEYFVSYYDYYQPEAYVPSSDTFIEKDASINDHIEQMRLSATKALLERKDAIIVTTVSCIYGLGSPETYLKMVLHVDRGDKLDQRALLRRLADLQYTRNDMDFARATFRVRGDVIDIFPAESDLEAIRIELFDDEVESISAFDPLTGEVIRKMPRFTFYPKSHYVTPRETLLDAIEGIKVELQERLEYLRSNNKLVEAQRLEQRTRFDLEMILELGYCNGIENYSRYLSGRPAGAAPPTLYDYLPADALLVIDESHVSVPQVGAMYKGDRSRKETLVEYGFRLPSALDNRPMRFDEWEGVSPQTIFVSATPGNYEAEHAGRVVEQVVRPTGLVDPQVEVRPALTQVDDLLSEITKRVAIEERVLVTTLTKRMAEDLTDYLADHGVRVRYLHSDIDTVERVEIIRDLRLGVFDVLVGINLLREGLDMPEVSLVAILDADKEGFLRSERSLIQTIGRAARNLNGRAILYADRMTGSMERAIGETERRREKQIAFNLENGITPKGVIKDVADIMEGATVPGSRSKKRKGMAKAAEENAKYEAELRSPSEITKRIRALEEKMYQLARDLEFEAAAQMRDEIAKLRERLLTV, from the coding sequence ATGTCGGAATTCCAGCTAGTCACCCGCTTCGAGCCTGCCGGCGATCAGCCGGAAGCCATTCGCCAGTTGGTTGAGGGCATTGACGCCGGGCTGGCGCACCAGACATTGCTCGGTGTGACCGGTTCGGGCAAGACCTTCAGCATCGCCAACGTCATCTCCCAGGTCCAGCGGCCGACGCTCGTACTGGCGCCGAACAAGACCCTGGCCGCGCAGTTGTACGGGGAGTTCAAGGCGTTCTTCCCGAACAACGCCGTTGAATACTTCGTTTCCTATTACGACTACTACCAGCCCGAAGCCTATGTGCCGTCGTCCGACACCTTCATCGAGAAGGACGCCTCGATCAACGACCACATCGAGCAGATGCGCCTGTCCGCAACCAAGGCCTTGCTGGAGCGCAAGGACGCGATCATCGTCACCACGGTCTCATGCATCTACGGTCTGGGCAGTCCGGAAACCTATCTGAAAATGGTCTTGCACGTTGATCGCGGTGACAAGCTTGATCAGCGCGCGCTGTTGCGGCGCCTGGCCGACCTGCAATACACCCGCAACGACATGGATTTCGCCCGGGCGACGTTCCGCGTGCGCGGTGATGTGATCGATATCTTCCCGGCGGAGTCCGATCTGGAAGCGATCCGCATTGAGCTGTTCGATGACGAGGTCGAGAGCATTTCCGCCTTCGACCCACTGACCGGCGAAGTCATCCGCAAGATGCCGCGCTTCACTTTCTACCCGAAGAGCCACTACGTGACGCCTCGGGAAACCCTGCTCGATGCTATCGAAGGCATCAAGGTCGAATTGCAGGAGCGCCTCGAATACCTGCGCAGCAACAACAAACTGGTGGAAGCCCAGCGTCTGGAACAGCGCACCCGTTTCGACCTGGAAATGATCCTCGAACTGGGCTATTGCAACGGCATCGAAAACTACTCGCGTTATCTGTCCGGGCGTCCGGCCGGCGCGGCGCCGCCCACCCTTTACGACTATCTGCCTGCCGACGCCTTGCTGGTGATCGACGAATCCCACGTCAGCGTGCCGCAGGTCGGCGCGATGTATAAAGGCGACCGTTCGCGTAAAGAGACGCTGGTCGAGTACGGCTTCCGCCTGCCTTCGGCGCTGGATAACCGGCCCATGCGTTTCGACGAGTGGGAAGGGGTCAGCCCGCAGACCATTTTCGTCTCGGCAACGCCCGGCAACTACGAAGCCGAGCACGCCGGGCGCGTGGTCGAACAAGTGGTGCGGCCGACTGGCCTGGTCGACCCGCAGGTTGAAGTGCGGCCGGCGCTGACCCAGGTCGATGACTTGCTCTCGGAAATCACCAAGCGTGTGGCGATCGAAGAACGTGTGCTGGTCACCACGCTGACCAAGCGCATGGCCGAAGACCTGACCGATTACCTCGCCGACCACGGCGTGCGCGTGCGTTACCTGCACTCGGACATCGACACCGTTGAGCGCGTCGAGATCATCCGCGATTTGCGCCTCGGCGTGTTCGATGTGCTGGTCGGGATCAACCTGCTGCGTGAAGGCCTCGACATGCCGGAAGTGTCGCTGGTGGCGATTCTCGATGCCGACAAGGAAGGCTTCCTGCGTTCCGAGCGCTCGCTGATCCAGACCATTGGCCGTGCGGCGCGTAACCTCAATGGCCGGGCGATTCTCTACGCCGATCGCATGACCGGTTCGATGGAGCGGGCGATTGGTGAGACCGAGCGCCGTCGCGAGAAGCAGATCGCTTTCAACCTGGAAAACGGCATCACCCCGAAAGGTGTGATCAAGGACGTCGCCGACATCATGGAAGGCGCCACCGTGCCGGGTTCGCGCAGCAAGAAGCGCAAAGGCATGGCCAAGGCCGCCGAAGAGAACGCCAAGTACGAAGCCGAGCTGCGCTCGCCAAGCGAAATCACCAAACGCATCCGCGCGCTGGAAGAGAAGATGTACCAACTGGCGCGGGATCTGGAGTTTGAAGCGGCGGCGCAGATGCGTGACGAGATTGCCAAACTGCGCGAACGATTGCTTACGGTCTAA
- a CDS encoding acyl-CoA thioesterase, whose amino-acid sequence MGWDRATPFIIDLQVGAEDIDGLGHANNAVYVTWLERCAWRHSQRLGLDLVEYRRLDRAMAVVRHEIDYLAAAYEGDELQLATWIVDWDQRLKMTRHFQLKRPSDNATLLRAQTTFVCIELSTGKPKRMPAEFIEGYGPAIQIAEAI is encoded by the coding sequence ATGGGCTGGGATCGGGCAACGCCGTTTATCATTGATCTGCAAGTAGGCGCCGAAGACATCGACGGGCTCGGGCACGCCAACAACGCAGTTTACGTGACCTGGCTCGAGCGCTGCGCCTGGCGCCATTCGCAGCGCCTCGGCCTGGATCTGGTCGAATACCGGCGGCTGGATCGGGCGATGGCCGTTGTCCGCCACGAAATCGACTACCTGGCCGCCGCCTATGAAGGTGATGAACTGCAACTGGCGACGTGGATCGTCGATTGGGACCAGCGCCTGAAAATGACCCGGCATTTCCAGCTCAAACGCCCCAGCGACAACGCCACCCTGTTGCGCGCGCAGACCACATTTGTCTGCATCGAGCTGTCGACCGGCAAGCCCAAGCGCATGCCGGCTGAATTTATCGAAGGCTATGGCCCGGCTATCCAGATCGCAGAGGCAATATAA
- a CDS encoding BrnA antitoxin family protein: protein MKDEYDFSAGKRGAVAPSKGKTRITIMLDDAVIEAARTAAETEGFGYQTVINNTLRHALLDGPRQQGSADDSGLTGQFKKGITATDLKSLERKLSAAIGEIRRVLEPDVKP from the coding sequence ATGAAAGACGAATATGACTTTTCCGCAGGTAAACGCGGCGCAGTAGCGCCGAGCAAGGGCAAGACCCGCATCACTATCATGCTTGATGACGCGGTGATCGAAGCGGCGCGTACCGCCGCGGAAACCGAGGGCTTTGGCTACCAGACTGTGATCAACAACACCCTGCGCCATGCTCTGCTTGATGGCCCACGCCAGCAGGGAAGCGCTGACGATTCAGGTCTGACGGGGCAATTCAAGAAAGGCATCACCGCCACCGATCTCAAGAGTCTCGAGCGAAAGCTGTCAGCGGCCATCGGCGAAATCCGTCGCGTATTGGAGCCTGATGTAAAGCCTTAG